Proteins found in one Vallitalea guaymasensis genomic segment:
- a CDS encoding LiaF transmembrane domain-containing protein, translating to MKKRNLLGILIIAIGVVILLGRLDIIDSENIFGTYWPLILIAIGLVNLFDKYGSKTLASVLIIVGVIFQLKELNLKILEGINIGEFIFPAVVIIVGAWLIIPKKKRSNKKIYSDNILDTFCLFSGSDIINDSTDFQGGNLGTAFGGIDVDLRNANITENEPIIIDAFVAFGGIDIKVPMDWKVEVKGFPLFGGWDNKTKREMADSNKVLIVKSFVLFGGLGVEY from the coding sequence ATGAAAAAAAGAAATCTATTAGGTATATTGATAATTGCAATTGGTGTTGTAATTCTATTAGGTAGATTGGATATAATTGATAGTGAAAATATCTTTGGTACTTATTGGCCCCTTATATTAATTGCTATTGGCTTAGTAAATCTATTTGATAAATATGGTTCAAAAACCTTAGCTTCTGTATTGATAATTGTTGGTGTTATATTTCAATTAAAGGAATTGAATCTAAAAATTCTGGAAGGTATTAATATTGGTGAATTCATATTCCCTGCAGTTGTCATTATAGTTGGTGCTTGGCTAATAATTCCTAAAAAAAAACGTAGTAATAAAAAAATATACTCAGATAATATACTAGACACTTTTTGTTTGTTTTCAGGAAGCGATATAATTAATGATTCAACAGATTTTCAAGGAGGTAATTTAGGTACTGCATTTGGTGGTATTGATGTTGATCTAAGAAATGCTAATATCACAGAAAATGAACCAATAATAATTGATGCATTCGTTGCATTTGGTGGTATTGATATAAAAGTACCTATGGATTGGAAAGTTGAAGTAAAAGGATTTCCTCTTTTTGGTGGATGGGATAATAAAACAAAAAGAGAGATGGCTGATTCAAATAAAGTACTTATAGTTAAAAGTTTTGTTTTGTTCGGTGGACTAGGCGTTGAATACTAA
- a CDS encoding DEAD/DEAH box helicase: MNFNELNISDNILKAISDMGFEEATEIQEKSIPEILSGSDIIGQSQTGTGKTAAFAIPILEKVDPSIKKPQVLVLCPTRELAVQVCNEFKKLTRYMHNVKSFPVYGGEPIYRQISVLKKGVQIIIGTPGRLMDHMNRKTIKLDHVNSIILDEADEMLNMGFREDIETILSKIPNENLQTILFSATMPKSILDITHNYQKKPKLIKITRKELTTDTIDQRYYHVLEHHKLEVLRRLIDVYHPKLSLIFCNTKKKVDEVTDLLQDNGYACDKIHGDMNQVVRLSVLNKFNKGIINILVATDVAARGLDIQNVEAVVNYDVPDNEEYYVHRIGRTGRAGKKGTSYTLVSKTETRRISNIIRYIKKDIPRKKIPSINKVNAVKIDNYMESLASTIDNTSDLEQYENIINKLNDKGYTSDKIAAALLMSNLELKEENNMNLSYEISRRQPYNNDRNDRGNNKSKRYGNKREKGMSRLYVNIGKNHKIGVRDIVGAIAGETKIKGSSIGSIDMYDKYTFVEIPEKYANQVIDKMNQSRIRGKNITMELANTRKRRR; this comes from the coding sequence ATGAATTTCAACGAATTAAATATATCTGATAATATTTTAAAAGCTATATCTGATATGGGATTTGAAGAAGCAACTGAAATACAAGAAAAATCAATTCCAGAAATATTATCAGGCAGTGATATTATTGGACAATCCCAAACAGGTACAGGTAAAACGGCAGCATTTGCAATTCCAATATTAGAAAAAGTGGATCCATCTATTAAAAAGCCACAAGTATTAGTCCTATGCCCTACAAGAGAGTTAGCTGTTCAAGTATGTAATGAGTTCAAGAAGCTAACAAGATACATGCATAATGTAAAATCATTTCCTGTTTATGGTGGCGAACCTATCTATAGACAGATTTCTGTTCTAAAAAAAGGTGTTCAAATAATCATTGGTACTCCTGGAAGACTTATGGATCATATGAATAGAAAAACCATCAAACTTGACCATGTTAATTCAATTATACTGGATGAAGCTGATGAAATGCTTAATATGGGATTCAGAGAAGATATTGAGACCATACTAAGTAAAATACCTAACGAAAATCTTCAAACTATACTTTTTTCAGCAACTATGCCAAAAAGTATCTTAGATATTACTCATAATTACCAAAAGAAGCCTAAGCTTATTAAGATTACAAGAAAAGAATTGACAACTGATACTATCGATCAAAGATATTATCATGTTCTTGAACATCATAAATTAGAAGTTCTAAGACGATTGATAGATGTGTACCATCCAAAACTATCATTAATATTCTGTAATACCAAAAAGAAGGTTGATGAGGTAACAGACTTATTACAAGACAATGGTTACGCATGTGATAAAATACATGGAGACATGAATCAAGTAGTAAGACTTAGCGTACTAAACAAATTCAATAAAGGTATTATTAATATACTTGTTGCTACTGACGTTGCTGCAAGAGGCCTTGATATTCAAAATGTTGAAGCGGTTGTTAATTATGACGTGCCAGATAATGAAGAATATTATGTCCATAGAATTGGTCGTACAGGTAGAGCAGGTAAAAAAGGTACTTCTTATACTTTGGTTTCTAAAACAGAAACTAGGAGAATATCGAATATAATTAGATATATTAAAAAAGATATACCTAGAAAAAAAATTCCATCAATCAACAAAGTTAATGCTGTTAAGATAGATAACTATATGGAATCACTAGCTTCTACTATTGACAATACTTCTGATTTGGAACAATACGAAAACATCATAAACAAACTTAACGATAAAGGTTATACTTCTGATAAGATAGCCGCAGCACTACTTATGTCTAATCTTGAATTAAAAGAAGAAAATAACATGAATCTGTCTTATGAAATCAGTAGAAGACAACCATACAATAATGATAGAAATGACAGAGGAAATAACAAATCCAAACGCTATGGCAATAAAAGAGAAAAAGGTATGTCAAGATTATATGTCAATATTGGAAAGAACCATAAAATAGGTGTTAGAGATATAGTTGGTGCCATCGCAGGCGAAACTAAGATAAAAGGTTCCTCCATTGGTTCAATTGATATGTATGATAAATATACTTTTGTGGAAATACCAGAAAAATACGCTAATCAAGTTATTGATAAAATGAATCAATCAAGAATCCGTGGTAAAAATATTACAATGGAATTAGCCAACACAAGAAAAAGAAGAAGATAA
- a CDS encoding fluoroquinolone export ABC transporter permease subunit — MRMTGALKTDFKFQMKQGFYIIYLFLTIIYMVILSMISKEFKNIILPIIVFSDPSVVGFFFIGGIIMLEKLQGIINYIVVTPLSIKEYILSKVFTLSLLAVIAGEAITFVSINSTSVNNIILAIGIFISSVFFILIGIIVVVGCKTLNQYMVKMIPFLMLLIIPCISIVDFKFSYILTVIPSVAGFRIVYGAFNDWNIIEAIGLIAYVVIIDYLLLRKVEKIFENKIVYGG; from the coding sequence ATGAGAATGACAGGAGCATTGAAGACAGATTTTAAATTCCAGATGAAGCAGGGATTTTATATTATTTACCTTTTTTTAACTATTATCTATATGGTGATTTTGTCTATGATTTCTAAAGAATTCAAGAATATCATTTTACCGATCATAGTATTTTCAGATCCATCTGTAGTCGGATTTTTCTTTATTGGAGGCATAATCATGTTGGAAAAATTACAGGGAATCATTAATTATATTGTAGTGACTCCTCTTAGTATAAAAGAATATATTTTATCCAAGGTATTTACCTTATCCTTATTGGCGGTTATTGCAGGAGAAGCAATAACTTTTGTCTCCATAAATTCTACAAGTGTCAATAATATAATATTGGCAATAGGTATTTTTATATCATCTGTTTTCTTTATTCTAATAGGTATTATTGTAGTAGTAGGATGTAAAACACTTAATCAATATATGGTTAAGATGATACCATTCCTGATGCTGCTTATAATTCCATGTATTTCTATTGTAGATTTCAAGTTTTCATATATATTGACTGTAATTCCTAGTGTAGCAGGGTTTAGAATCGTATATGGTGCTTTTAATGATTGGAATATTATTGAAGCGATAGGTCTTATAGCATATGTAGTAATTATTGATTATCTTTTATTGCGCAAAGTTGAAAAAATATTTGAAAACAAAATAGTATATGGAGGTTAG